A genomic region of Nostoc sp. UHCC 0702 contains the following coding sequences:
- the malQ gene encoding 4-alpha-glucanotransferase, whose translation MPFPRSSGVLLHPTSFPSRFGIGDLGLEAYKFIDFLEKSYQQYWQVLPLGPTGYGNSPYMSYSAMAGNPLLISPEKLLDEGLLSEEDFANLPAFGVDKVDFEQVAPIKIGLLKKACENFKNKASSIQQKEFAGFCDSKAYWLDNYALFMALKESQNGASWHIWSAELAKREPEALARAERELTAEIFYYKFIQYEFFRQWSDLKSYANMRRIEIIGDIPIYVAHDSADVWAHPEIFCLDEETGEAALMAGVPPDYFSATGQLWGNPVYNWQELQKQDFKWWIQRFEAMLDYVDIIRIDHFRGFEAFWAVELGETTAVNGKWIKAPGEELFDTIKQKLGKLPVLAEDLGVITPEVEALRDKYEFPGMKVLQFAFGSDPGNPFLPFNYPRNAVVYTGTHDNDTTIGWFNTANDYEKHNLWLYLGCISAEGIHWDLIRLALSSIANQAIIPLQDILGLGTETRMNFPSIAEGNWAWRYHSHSITDELSDRLKVLTKLYGRAPHKV comes from the coding sequence ATGCCTTTTCCCAGATCCAGCGGCGTTTTGCTGCATCCTACCTCTTTTCCCAGTCGATTTGGTATTGGAGATTTAGGCCTAGAAGCCTATAAATTTATTGATTTTCTCGAAAAGAGTTATCAACAATATTGGCAAGTTTTACCCCTAGGCCCCACTGGATACGGTAACTCTCCGTATATGTCCTACTCCGCAATGGCAGGAAATCCCCTGCTGATTAGCCCGGAAAAACTACTAGATGAAGGTTTGTTAAGTGAGGAAGACTTTGCTAATTTACCAGCATTTGGGGTAGACAAAGTAGATTTCGAGCAGGTTGCACCAATTAAAATTGGGTTACTAAAAAAAGCTTGCGAAAACTTTAAAAATAAAGCATCCAGCATTCAGCAAAAAGAATTTGCAGGTTTTTGTGACAGTAAAGCTTATTGGCTGGATAATTATGCCTTATTTATGGCACTCAAAGAATCCCAAAATGGTGCTAGCTGGCATATTTGGTCAGCAGAACTCGCCAAGCGCGAACCAGAAGCCTTGGCTAGGGCTGAACGAGAACTCACGGCAGAGATTTTTTATTATAAATTCATTCAATATGAATTTTTCCGGCAGTGGTCAGACCTCAAAAGCTACGCCAACATGCGCCGCATAGAGATTATCGGCGATATTCCTATCTACGTAGCTCACGATAGTGCTGATGTGTGGGCGCATCCTGAAATCTTTTGTTTGGATGAGGAGACAGGAGAAGCTGCACTAATGGCGGGAGTTCCACCAGATTACTTTAGCGCTACTGGTCAACTGTGGGGCAACCCAGTTTACAACTGGCAGGAATTGCAAAAACAAGATTTTAAATGGTGGATACAGCGTTTTGAGGCGATGCTGGATTACGTAGATATTATTCGTATTGACCACTTCCGAGGATTTGAAGCTTTTTGGGCTGTAGAACTAGGGGAAACAACTGCGGTCAATGGAAAATGGATTAAAGCGCCTGGAGAAGAATTGTTTGATACGATTAAACAAAAATTAGGCAAATTACCGGTTTTAGCGGAAGATTTGGGAGTAATTACGCCAGAGGTTGAAGCGCTGCGAGACAAGTATGAATTTCCTGGTATGAAAGTTTTGCAGTTTGCCTTTGGTTCCGATCCCGGTAATCCGTTTCTACCTTTTAATTACCCGCGAAATGCAGTAGTTTATACTGGAACACACGATAATGACACAACAATAGGCTGGTTTAATACAGCTAATGACTACGAAAAGCATAATTTATGGCTTTATTTAGGTTGCATCAGTGCCGAAGGTATTCACTGGGATTTAATCCGGCTGGCTTTGAGTTCCATAGCTAATCAAGCGATTATTCCTTTACAAGATATTTTGGGTTTAGGAACCGAGACTAGAATGAACTTTCCTAGTATTGCTGAAGGTAACTGGGCCTGGCGCTATCACTCGCATAGCATAACAGACGAGTTAAGCGATCGCCTGAAAGTACTGACGAAACTGTACGGACGCGCGCCTCACAAAGTGTGA
- a CDS encoding pentapeptide repeat-containing protein has translation MDAETLLEKYAGGQRQFHNFNLRGVDLKGAELNEIDLYRVNLGGADLSEAILTKAKLNNAYLSRTSLTNANLCVIEASSINLSWADLKGAYCLGAKLDSANLSNASIEQANLSITNLNSANLTGANLSETDFTQADLSNASLQNANLRKAQFRGALLDKCNLSEANLTEADLVGVYLGQANLRHACLLKANLERACLSDANLMMANLDGANLKKANFTGANIYGASFKDADLTGAIMPDGELYKPIASQEQIGKQVASFEKVISMTRQVIRTDKAPAPVGPYNQAIAASGQLVFVAGQIAIDPRLGDVLYTDDVAKQTEQVIANLEAILTAAGATFENVVKTTVFLADMNDFAAMNAVYAKYFPEDIAPARACVQVSRLPKDVLVEIDCIAVINS, from the coding sequence ATGGATGCTGAGACACTGTTGGAGAAATATGCCGGAGGACAAAGGCAATTTCATAACTTCAATTTAAGAGGAGTAGACCTTAAAGGTGCAGAATTAAATGAGATAGACCTATACAGAGTCAATTTGGGTGGAGCAGATTTAAGCGAGGCGATATTGACTAAGGCAAAACTCAATAATGCCTACCTCAGTAGAACATCGCTGACAAATGCAAATTTGTGTGTAATAGAGGCTTCTTCTATAAATCTAAGTTGGGCAGACCTTAAAGGTGCTTACTGCCTTGGAGCAAAATTAGATAGTGCTAATTTGAGCAATGCCAGTATAGAGCAAGCAAATCTGAGTATAACTAACCTCAATAGTGCAAATTTAACTGGGGCAAATTTGAGTGAAACTGACTTCACTCAGGCAGACCTTTCTAATGCATCATTACAAAATGCCAATCTCCGTAAAGCACAATTTCGAGGGGCACTTTTGGATAAATGTAATTTATCAGAGGCTAATTTAACTGAGGCAGATTTAGTTGGGGTATACCTGGGACAAGCAAATCTTAGACATGCCTGTTTGCTAAAAGCAAATCTAGAAAGAGCTTGTCTTTCAGATGCAAACTTGATGATGGCAAATTTAGATGGTGCAAACCTGAAGAAGGCAAATTTCACTGGAGCGAATATCTATGGAGCAAGCTTTAAAGATGCAGACCTAACTGGTGCGATAATGCCAGATGGAGAACTGTACAAACCGATCGCTTCCCAAGAACAAATCGGTAAACAGGTAGCATCGTTCGAGAAAGTGATATCTATGACTCGTCAAGTTATTCGTACTGATAAAGCACCGGCTCCAGTGGGGCCATATAATCAAGCGATCGCGGCTTCTGGTCAATTAGTGTTTGTGGCTGGACAAATTGCCATCGATCCCCGACTCGGTGATGTCCTTTACACCGATGATGTAGCAAAACAAACCGAACAAGTGATAGCTAATTTAGAAGCTATCCTGACAGCAGCTGGTGCAACCTTTGAAAATGTGGTCAAAACCACCGTATTTTTAGCTGATATGAATGATTTCGCCGCCATGAATGCGGTTTATGCTAAATATTTCCCTGAAGATATAGCCCCAGCGCGTGCGTGTGTCCAAGTATCGCGTTTACCAAAAGATGTATTAGTAGAGATTGATTGTATAGCAGTCATTAACAGTTAG
- a CDS encoding helix-turn-helix domain-containing protein, translating to MKWLKRKDSDQPRLSLEEIRSQKLSELGAKLSASRQEKGLSLEEMVVLTKIPRRLLQAIEEGNLDELPEPIYIQGLIRQFADALGFNAVEFALDFPIASGPIISEPPGKIRFMSQLRPLHLYLLYIFVIVCSVSSLSQLLNNADLKANNTESKPQQQTSLKTEPTQTQSTAKAQPVSDTLSSIKDNQSLQISVTLKASSWIRVVADGKTEFEGVLPEGTRRVWKAQEQLTVKTDNAGGVMMSVNQEKAKQMGEPGKVEEVKIAAKPQP from the coding sequence ATGAAATGGCTAAAAAGAAAGGATAGTGATCAGCCAAGACTTTCATTAGAAGAAATTCGATCTCAAAAGTTATCCGAATTGGGCGCTAAACTTTCGGCTTCGCGTCAAGAGAAAGGTTTGTCTTTAGAGGAAATGGTAGTATTGACCAAAATTCCTCGGCGATTGTTACAAGCGATTGAAGAAGGGAATTTAGATGAACTGCCAGAACCAATTTATATTCAGGGATTGATTAGGCAATTTGCCGACGCGTTGGGTTTTAACGCAGTGGAATTCGCTCTTGATTTTCCTATTGCTTCTGGGCCGATAATCTCCGAACCTCCTGGAAAAATTAGGTTCATGAGTCAATTGCGTCCTCTTCATCTTTACTTACTTTACATATTTGTGATTGTATGTTCGGTCAGCAGCTTGTCGCAATTGCTGAATAATGCTGACCTGAAAGCAAATAATACTGAAAGTAAGCCACAGCAACAGACATCTTTAAAAACAGAGCCAACTCAAACTCAGTCAACAGCAAAAGCCCAACCTGTTAGCGACACTCTCAGCAGTATCAAAGACAATCAGTCATTACAGATTAGTGTCACCTTAAAAGCGTCATCCTGGATTCGCGTAGTAGCTGATGGCAAAACCGAATTTGAAGGTGTTCTGCCAGAAGGAACACGCCGCGTTTGGAAAGCCCAAGAACAGTTGACAGTGAAAACTGATAATGCTGGTGGTGTAATGATGAGTGTTAATCAAGAAAAAGCCAAGCAAATGGGAGAACCTGGGAAAGTGGAAGAAGTTAAGATTGCTGCCAAGCCGCAGCCTTGA
- a CDS encoding rRNA pseudouridine synthase: METRLQKVIAQWGIASRREAEEMIRRSRVRINGVLAHLGQKVDPQRDTITVDGKLVSPQQRPSLIYLLLHKPAGVVSTCYDPQGRKTVLDLLPKELREGTGIHPVGRLDAESTGALILTNDGDLTFGLTHPRHSIPKTYLVLVKGHPSQVALEMWRQGVILDGRKTLPARVDLIESCTVNSRLEIVLQEGRNRQIRRVAEQLGYPVIKLHRTAIGPIQLQMSKTRFLSEGNYRALEEYEIRFLQKQIKQIPIKDSGEGRRVEKA, translated from the coding sequence ATGGAGACACGGTTACAAAAAGTTATCGCTCAATGGGGTATAGCCTCACGGCGCGAAGCTGAAGAAATGATTCGGCGATCGCGAGTGCGGATAAATGGAGTCTTAGCACATTTAGGTCAAAAAGTTGACCCCCAAAGAGATACGATTACTGTTGATGGTAAGTTAGTGTCTCCTCAGCAACGTCCGTCTTTAATCTATTTGTTGCTGCACAAACCTGCTGGAGTGGTTTCTACTTGCTATGACCCTCAGGGGAGAAAGACAGTCTTGGATTTACTCCCTAAAGAATTACGTGAAGGTACAGGTATTCACCCAGTTGGTCGTCTAGATGCAGAGTCTACAGGAGCATTAATACTAACCAATGATGGAGACCTGACATTTGGACTAACCCATCCACGTCACAGCATTCCTAAAACTTATCTTGTTTTAGTCAAAGGACATCCTTCTCAAGTAGCCCTAGAAATGTGGCGTCAGGGTGTGATATTAGATGGGAGAAAAACCCTTCCCGCAAGGGTGGACTTAATAGAAAGTTGTACTGTAAATAGCCGTTTAGAAATAGTTTTACAGGAGGGAAGAAATCGCCAGATACGCCGTGTAGCAGAACAGTTGGGATACCCGGTCATCAAGCTACATCGGACTGCTATTGGCCCAATTCAATTACAAATGTCAAAAACACGTTTTCTCAGTGAAGGGAACTATCGTGCATTAGAAGAATATGAAATTCGCTTTTTGCAAAAGCAGATAAAGCAAATACCTATTAAAGATTCAGGTGAGGGAAGGAGAGTAGAAAAAGCATGA
- a CDS encoding NUDIX hydrolase, with product MTYRNPAPTVDIIIELVDRPHRPIVLIERHNPPLGWAIPGGFVDYGEPVEVAARREAEEETGLQVELIEQFLVYSDPCRDPRQHTISIVFLATATGEPKAGDDAKGVGIFESWQLPGNLCFDHDRILRDYWRYRYYGIRPRLGWE from the coding sequence ATGACTTACCGAAATCCTGCACCGACGGTTGATATCATCATTGAGTTAGTGGATCGACCACATCGACCAATAGTGTTAATTGAGAGGCATAATCCACCTTTGGGTTGGGCAATTCCCGGTGGCTTTGTGGATTATGGAGAACCAGTGGAAGTCGCAGCACGCCGGGAAGCTGAGGAAGAAACGGGTCTACAGGTGGAGTTAATTGAACAGTTCTTGGTCTATTCTGATCCCTGTCGTGACCCGCGTCAGCATACCATTAGTATTGTATTCTTGGCTACAGCTACCGGAGAACCAAAGGCAGGGGATGACGCTAAGGGTGTAGGTATTTTTGAGTCTTGGCAACTGCCTGGTAATTTATGTTTTGACCACGATCGCATTCTACGGGATTATTGGCGTTATCGGTATTATGGAATACGTCCGAGGTTGGGTTGGGAGTAA